From a single Mus musculus strain C57BL/6J chromosome 12, GRCm38.p6 C57BL/6J genomic region:
- the Nek9 gene encoding serine/threonine-protein kinase Nek9 isoform X1 → MLVGTPYYMSPELCQGVKYNFKSDIWAVGCVIFELLTLKRTFDATNPLNLCVKIVQGIRAMEVDSSQYSLELIQLVHACLDQDPEQRPAADALLDLPLLRTRRREMEEKVTLLNAPTKRPRSSTVTEAPIAVVTSRTSEVYVWGGGKSTPQKLDVIKSGCSARQVCAGNTHFAVVTVEKELYTWVNMQGGTKLHGQLGHGDKASYRQPKHVEKLQGKAIHQVSCGDDFTVCVTDEGQLYAFGSDYYGCMGVDKVSGPEVLEPMQLNFFLSNPVEQVSCGDNHVVVLTRNKEVYSWGCGEYGRLGLDSEEDYYTPQRVDVPKALIIVAVQCGCDGTFLLTQSGKVLACGLNEFNKLGLNQCMSGIINHEAYHEVPYTTSFTLAKQLSFYKIRTIAPGKTHTAAIDERGRLLTFGCNKCGQLGVGNYKKRLGINLLGGPLGGKQVIRVSCGDEFTIAATDDNHIFAWGNGGNGRLAMTPTERPHGSDICTSWPRPIFGSLHHVPDLSCRGWHTILIVEKVLNSKTIRSNSSGLSIGTVVQSSSPGGGIGGGGGGGGGGGGEEEDSQQESETPDPSGGFRGTMEADRGMEGLISPTEAVGNSCGASSSCPGWLRKELENAEFIPMPDSPAPLSAAFSQSEKDTLPYEELQGLKVASEVPPEPQRAAGAWPPRLDPAVPCVGKALTSAACACSALQVEVDRLQALVLKCLEEQQKLQQENLQMFTQLQKLNKKLEGGQQVGMHSRGTQTAKEEMEMDPKPDLDSESWCLLGTDSCRPSL, encoded by the exons aacccACTCAACCTATGTGTGAAGATCGTGCAGGGAATCCGGGCCATGGAAGTTGACTCGAGTCAGTATTCTTTGGAACTGATCCAGTTGGTACACGCATGCCTCGACCAG GATCCTGAGCAGAGGCCCGCTGCAGATGCACTCCTGGATCTCCCCCTTCTCAGGACCCGCAGGAG AGAGATGGAGGAAAAAGTCACTCTGCTCAATGCACCTACAAAGAGACCAAG GTCAAGCACTGTGACGGAAGCACCCATTGCTGTGGTAACATCACGAACCAGTGAAGTCTATGTTTGGGGTGGTGGAAAATCCACACCTCAGAAATTGGACGTCATCAAGAGTGGCTGTAGTGCTCGACAGGTGTGTGCGGGGAACACCCACTTTGCTGTGGTCACCGTGGAGAAGGAACTATATACCTGGGTG AACATGCAAGGGGGCACTAAACTTCACGGTCAGCTAGGACATGGAGACAAAGCTTCCTACCGACAGCCAAAGCATGTAGAAAAGTTACAAGGGAAGGCTATCCACCAGGTGTCGTGTGGGGATGATTTCACTGTCTGTGTCACAG ATGAGGGTCAGCTCTACGCCTTTGGATCAGATTATTATGGCTGCATGGGAGTGGACAAGGTTTCTGGCCCTGAAGTGCTAGAACCCATGCAGCTGAACTTCTTCCTCAGCAATCCTGTGGAGCAGGTCTCCTGTGGGGATAATCATGTGGTAGTTCTGACACGAAACAAAGAAGTCTACTCTTGGGGCTGTGGTGAATATG GACGGCTGGGTTTGGATTCAGAAGAGGATTACTATACACCACAGAGG GTGGATGTTCCAAAGGCCTTAATCATTGTTGCAGTTCAATGTGGCTGTGATGGGACCTTTCTGCTCACTCAGTCAGGCAAAGTGCTGGCCTGTGGACTCAATGAGTTCAACAAGCTGGGGCTGAATCAGTGCATGTCTGGAATCATCAACCATGAA GCATACCATGAAGTTCCCTACACAACCTCCTTTACCTTGGCCAAACAGTTGTCCTTTTACAAAATCCGTACCATTGCCCCAGGCAAGACTCACACAGCTGCTATTGATG AACGAGGCCGGTTGCTGACTTTTGGCTGTAATAAGTGTGGGCAGCTGGGTGTTGGGAATTATAAGAAACGCCTGGGAATCAACCTGTTGGGGGGACCCCTTGGCGGGAAGCAAGTGATTAGGGTCTCGTGTGGCGATGAGTTCACCATTGCTGCCACCGACG ATAATCACATCTTTGCCTGGGGTAATGGTGGTAATGGCCGCCTGGCAATGACTCCCACAGAGAGACCACATGGCTCTGATATCTGTACCTCATGGCCTCGGCCTATTTTTGGATCCCTGCATCATGTTCCAGACCTTTCTTGCCGTGGCTGGCACACCATTCTTATTGTTG AGAAAGTGTTGAATTCCAAGACCATCCGTTCCAATAGCAGTGGCCTGTCCATCGGAACTG TGGTTCAGAGCTCCAGCCCAGGAGGTggcattggtggtggtggtggtggtggcggcggcggcgggggtgAAGAGGAAGACAGTCAACAGGAATCTGAAACTCCAGATCCAAGCGGAGGCTTCCGAGGAACAATGGAAGCAGACCGTGGGATGGAAGGCTTAATCAGTCCCACGGAGGCCGTGGGAAACAGCTGTGGGGCTAGCAGCTCCTGTCCTGGCTGGCTTCGGAAG GAGCTGGAAAACGCAGAGTTCATTCCCATGCCTGACAGCCCCGCTCCCTTAAGTGCGGCGTTTTCACAGTCTGAGAAGGACACGCTGCCCTATGAAGAGCTGCAGGGACTCAAGGTCGCATCTGAAGTTCCTCCGGAGCCCCAGCGTGCAGCAGGAGCCTGG CCCCCTCGGCTGGATCCTGCAGTGCCGTGTGTTGGGAAAGCCCTGACCTCTGCTGCTTGTGCGTGCAGTGCTCTGCAGGTGGAGGTTGACAGGTTGCAGGCTCTGGTGTTAAAGtgtctggaagaacagcagaaGCTCCAGCAAGAAAACCTCCAGATGTTTACCCAACTACAAAAGCTCAACAAGAAATTGGAAGGAGGCCAGCAG GTGGGGATGCACTCCAGAGGAACCCAGACAgcaaaggaagaaatggaaatggATCCAAAGCCTGACTTAGACTCGGAGTCCTGGTGCCTCCTCGGAACAGACTCTTGTCGACCCAGCCTCTAG